Proteins encoded together in one Micromonospora auratinigra window:
- a CDS encoding AfsR/SARP family transcriptional regulator: MDAVTPQDAGEVEFRVLGAVQLHVAGDVVPLRGKHRSLLSVLLLQTNEVVSIDRLAEAMWGFPLPGNASGRVRTLVSELRRAWGAGGSPIVTEPPGYRLRLTAGQLDLDNFATAMERARQAFAGSQPQAAVTHFDEALAWWRGAPLGGASGPFIEAHTARLAELRLRAVEERAEAMLAAGWHVEVIAELDRLLAEQPLRERPYGHLMTALYRDGRRGEALEVYRRLRARLSEELGLEPTSQLQRLHRQVLTDDPALVGARPPAAEPASPVTAPIAPRASAFVGRTGELSQLDALAAEHERLVLVVGPAGVGKTTLVANWARRAASRFPDGQLFVDMRGFHIGQQMTPNQALPLLLIALGVAVQQIPVHADGQTALYRSLLAGRRVLISLDNVATAAQVRPLLAAGAGSLVLVTSRDRLSGLVAVDGARRINLDELPDAEAVEVLSRTAGVAHSGDDRATLLELARLCGGLPLALRIAGARLADRPDLGLRRHVDELTADGPMARLSVVGDEGASVRGTFALSYEALPPGPQRMFRLLGAVPAPAGMSPAALAALGGWSAVPVESTIDVLARMHLVKITEQGRVVCHDLLLHFAAELMAEHDPADERSAAVDRLLHFYLHTADRAAVVLIGRSRLRLPRDPLPAGVSPVELVDQARAREWVDVEWPNLVAALDDAALSGRHRMVVQLADAIRDFLQMQASPAQGLQLVRTGLTAAQRAGDLRAQAAMRQSLSYLHWRAADYQAVLDECRTAAALAERAGWQQGRSAALCNSGIALAQLGRTPDAISQLRRALAIDREIGDRTGEAGKLINLAAAHEQIGELAAAAEFCESALPLVRETGQHQACCIALENLARVRREQGHFDAALDALRRALDITRTIGAPREEVAVLTTTGLVHCDTGALDAAASALTRSVELARHTGDIRLEGFAHIGLARVRTRQGLLDHAAESLATALPLVDRITHHRANVETLLARAELCVTAREHQTAREHATRALTVAAESGYALLTARAHSLVAAAGLGLRDLALCVEHCRRALAVQRRTGQRLGQAGTLLVLGQARRQLGDTDVARSYRRQAHAIFQQLGVAPSELPA, from the coding sequence ATGGACGCGGTGACACCGCAGGACGCCGGCGAGGTCGAGTTCCGGGTTCTGGGAGCCGTACAACTCCATGTCGCCGGTGACGTCGTTCCGCTGCGCGGCAAGCACAGGTCCCTGCTGTCGGTGCTGTTGTTGCAGACGAACGAGGTCGTCTCGATCGACCGACTCGCCGAGGCGATGTGGGGATTCCCGCTGCCCGGCAACGCGTCCGGCCGGGTTCGTACCCTCGTCTCGGAGCTGCGGCGCGCGTGGGGTGCCGGTGGCAGCCCGATCGTCACCGAACCGCCGGGTTACCGGTTGCGACTGACGGCCGGCCAGTTGGACCTCGACAACTTCGCCACCGCGATGGAGCGAGCCAGGCAGGCGTTCGCCGGCAGCCAGCCGCAGGCGGCGGTGACCCACTTCGACGAGGCGCTGGCCTGGTGGCGCGGCGCCCCGCTGGGCGGGGCGAGCGGGCCGTTCATCGAGGCCCATACCGCCCGGCTGGCGGAGTTGCGGTTGCGCGCCGTGGAGGAGCGGGCGGAGGCGATGCTGGCCGCCGGCTGGCACGTCGAGGTGATTGCCGAGCTCGACCGGCTGCTCGCCGAGCAGCCGCTGCGCGAACGGCCCTACGGACACCTGATGACCGCGCTCTACCGGGACGGGCGACGTGGCGAGGCCCTGGAGGTGTACCGGAGACTCCGGGCCCGGCTGAGCGAGGAGCTCGGGTTGGAGCCGACGTCGCAGTTGCAGCGGTTGCATCGGCAGGTGCTGACGGATGACCCCGCCCTGGTCGGCGCACGGCCGCCGGCCGCCGAGCCGGCGTCGCCGGTCACCGCTCCGATCGCCCCGCGTGCCTCCGCCTTCGTCGGTCGCACCGGCGAGCTGTCGCAGCTCGACGCGCTCGCTGCCGAGCACGAACGACTGGTGCTCGTCGTCGGCCCCGCCGGAGTGGGCAAGACGACCCTGGTCGCGAACTGGGCCCGGCGCGCGGCATCGCGGTTTCCGGACGGGCAGCTCTTCGTCGACATGCGTGGTTTCCACATCGGTCAGCAGATGACACCGAACCAGGCCTTGCCTCTGCTGTTGATTGCCCTGGGGGTGGCGGTCCAGCAGATTCCGGTGCACGCCGATGGGCAGACCGCGCTGTACCGGTCGCTGTTGGCAGGTCGACGAGTGCTGATCTCGCTGGACAACGTCGCCACCGCGGCTCAGGTGCGCCCCCTTCTCGCCGCCGGTGCCGGCAGCCTGGTGCTGGTGACCAGCCGCGACCGGCTCAGTGGACTGGTGGCGGTGGACGGCGCCCGGCGGATCAACCTCGACGAGTTGCCCGACGCGGAGGCCGTTGAGGTGCTGTCCCGCACCGCCGGCGTGGCTCACTCCGGCGACGACCGCGCCACGCTGCTCGAGCTGGCGAGACTGTGCGGCGGTCTTCCGCTGGCCCTGCGCATCGCCGGGGCACGGCTCGCCGATCGGCCCGACCTCGGGCTGCGCCGGCACGTCGACGAGTTGACCGCGGACGGTCCGATGGCCCGGTTGAGCGTGGTCGGTGACGAGGGTGCCAGCGTGCGAGGGACCTTTGCCCTGTCGTACGAGGCGCTTCCGCCCGGACCGCAGCGGATGTTCCGGCTGCTCGGCGCGGTGCCGGCCCCGGCCGGGATGTCCCCGGCCGCGCTGGCGGCACTCGGCGGCTGGTCGGCTGTCCCGGTCGAGTCGACGATCGACGTGCTCGCCCGGATGCACCTGGTGAAGATCACGGAGCAGGGCCGGGTGGTCTGTCACGATCTTCTGTTGCACTTCGCCGCCGAACTGATGGCCGAACACGATCCGGCTGACGAGCGAAGCGCCGCCGTCGACCGGCTGTTGCACTTCTATCTGCACACCGCGGATCGGGCCGCCGTGGTGCTGATCGGGCGGTCGAGGTTGCGCCTGCCCCGCGACCCCTTGCCGGCCGGCGTGTCCCCCGTCGAGCTGGTCGACCAGGCCCGAGCGCGGGAGTGGGTCGACGTGGAGTGGCCCAACCTCGTCGCCGCGCTCGACGACGCCGCCTTGTCCGGGCGGCACCGGATGGTGGTGCAGCTCGCCGACGCGATCCGCGACTTCCTGCAGATGCAGGCATCCCCGGCGCAGGGTCTGCAGCTCGTGCGGACCGGCCTCACCGCCGCCCAGCGTGCCGGTGACCTGCGCGCGCAGGCCGCCATGCGACAGAGCCTCAGCTACCTGCACTGGCGTGCCGCCGACTATCAGGCGGTGCTCGACGAGTGCCGGACGGCCGCCGCGCTCGCCGAGCGCGCAGGCTGGCAGCAGGGCCGGTCCGCGGCTCTGTGCAACAGTGGCATCGCACTGGCCCAACTGGGCCGGACCCCGGATGCGATCAGCCAGCTACGGCGGGCGTTGGCCATCGACCGGGAGATCGGCGACCGCACCGGTGAGGCCGGCAAACTGATCAACCTGGCCGCCGCGCACGAGCAGATCGGGGAGCTGGCCGCAGCGGCCGAGTTCTGCGAGTCCGCGTTGCCGTTGGTCCGCGAGACCGGCCAGCACCAGGCGTGCTGCATCGCCCTCGAGAACCTCGCGCGGGTCCGCCGCGAGCAGGGCCACTTCGATGCCGCACTCGACGCACTCAGGCGGGCGCTCGACATCACCAGGACCATCGGCGCCCCGCGGGAGGAGGTCGCCGTGTTGACCACCACGGGACTCGTGCACTGCGACACCGGGGCGCTCGACGCCGCCGCCAGCGCGTTGACGAGGAGTGTCGAACTCGCTCGGCACACCGGGGACATCCGGCTGGAGGGCTTCGCCCACATCGGGCTGGCTCGGGTACGAACGCGCCAGGGCCTGCTGGACCACGCCGCTGAATCGCTCGCCACCGCCCTGCCCCTGGTCGACCGGATCACGCATCACCGGGCCAACGTGGAGACACTGCTCGCGCGTGCAGAGCTGTGCGTCACCGCGCGCGAGCACCAGACCGCCCGTGAGCACGCCACACGCGCCCTCACCGTGGCCGCGGAGTCCGGGTACGCGCTGCTGACGGCTCGGGCGCACAGCCTCGTGGCCGCGGCCGGCCTCGGCCTGCGAGACCTGGCGCTGTGTGTGGAACATTGCCGCCGGGCCCTGGCCGTGCAACGAAGGACGGGGCAGCGACTCGGCCAGGCGGGCACGCTCCTCGTGCTCGGCCAGGCGCGCCGGCAACTGGGCGACACCGATGTCGCCCGATCGTACCGGCGGCAGGCTCACGCGATCTTCCAGCAGCTCGGCGTCGCACCGTCGGAGCTGCCCGCCTGA
- a CDS encoding GAF and ANTAR domain-containing protein — translation MAEIQLSDVFVEMADTLVDDFDVIEFLHVLADRCVHLLGVSAAGLLLTDQQDSLQVMAASSERTRLLELFQLQTDEGPCLDCFRTGRPVSVVDLRTAAHRWPRFTAAAAEVGFVAVHALPMRLRSTVIGALNLFDVRPGGLDEGKARIGQALADVATIGLLQQRAIHHGDTLTEQLQAALHSRVLIEQAKGVLAERHQMDVGEAFALLRSGARRSNRRLSDLAQAIVNGSEKLGPGPVTTRPAPPEIR, via the coding sequence ATGGCCGAGATCCAGTTGTCCGACGTGTTCGTGGAGATGGCCGACACCCTCGTCGACGACTTCGACGTGATCGAGTTCCTGCACGTGCTCGCCGACCGATGTGTCCATCTGCTGGGCGTGTCGGCGGCCGGGCTGCTGTTGACCGACCAACAGGACAGCCTCCAGGTGATGGCGGCCTCCTCCGAACGCACCCGGTTGCTGGAGTTGTTCCAGCTGCAGACCGACGAGGGGCCGTGCCTGGACTGCTTCCGCACCGGCCGACCGGTGTCGGTCGTCGATCTGCGGACCGCCGCCCACCGATGGCCCCGCTTCACCGCCGCCGCGGCCGAAGTCGGCTTCGTCGCCGTGCACGCCCTGCCCATGCGCCTGCGTTCCACGGTCATCGGTGCGCTCAATCTCTTCGACGTTCGGCCGGGCGGCCTCGACGAAGGCAAGGCCCGCATCGGGCAGGCCCTGGCGGACGTGGCCACCATCGGACTGCTCCAGCAACGCGCCATCCACCACGGTGACACCCTCACCGAGCAACTCCAGGCCGCACTCCACAGCCGGGTTCTGATCGAGCAGGCCAAGGGCGTCCTCGCCGAACGGCACCAGATGGACGTCGGTGAGGCTTTCGCGCTGCTGCGCAGCGGGGCCCGCCGTAGTAACCGGCGGCTGTCCGATCTGGCGCAGGCGATCGTCAACGGCTCCGAGAAGCTCGGGCCGGGACCGGTGACCACCCGCCCGGCGCCGCCGGAGATCCGGTGA
- a CDS encoding LapA family protein has product MTRSTSAARTTDARSGPDLNGRPRPDPGGRTGRPLVAVAGYAVLLLLLLIFILMNGQHAEMHFFGAHGRLPVGVALLLAVVFGVLLVTTYAAVRRVVRPRRSPRSTTVTHPNAGGADLCAGTPEGRH; this is encoded by the coding sequence ATGACCAGGTCCACTTCCGCCGCCCGCACCACCGATGCGCGCTCCGGCCCCGACCTCAACGGCCGGCCCCGCCCCGATCCGGGTGGCCGTACCGGACGGCCGCTGGTCGCGGTCGCGGGATACGCCGTGCTGCTGCTCCTGCTGCTGATCTTCATCCTCATGAACGGGCAGCACGCGGAGATGCACTTCTTCGGCGCGCACGGGCGCCTGCCGGTGGGAGTCGCGCTGCTGCTCGCCGTGGTGTTCGGCGTGCTGCTGGTGACCACGTATGCCGCTGTGCGGAGGGTCGTCCGGCCGCGCCGTTCCCCTCGGAGCACCACCGTCACCCATCCGAACGCCGGGGGAGCCGACCTGTGCGCGGGCACACCGGAAGGGCGGCACTGA
- a CDS encoding DUF5994 family protein produces MVRSAEERMTWVCTGQPPTARLRLADPPSRRKVVDGGWWPTSRDPVVELSSLVRALTARGYDQIERIMLQPAAWDSRPTRIGVDGAVVRVGWFATLSAGLVIVTGPRDLRVDLAVTAPESAQDVATAAMLAASRPAGAAASDDLLIAAGPVGHRRSDEGVAAWETEGGHVSADRQPAAPARS; encoded by the coding sequence ATGGTCCGCTCCGCCGAGGAACGGATGACGTGGGTCTGCACCGGCCAGCCGCCGACGGCACGCCTGCGGCTGGCCGACCCGCCGTCCCGCCGAAAGGTGGTCGACGGCGGCTGGTGGCCCACCTCACGCGACCCGGTCGTCGAACTGTCCAGCCTCGTCAGGGCGCTGACTGCCCGGGGGTACGACCAGATCGAACGGATCATGCTGCAGCCGGCGGCCTGGGACAGCCGGCCGACCCGGATCGGTGTCGACGGTGCAGTGGTGCGAGTGGGTTGGTTCGCGACCCTCAGCGCCGGGCTGGTGATCGTCACCGGCCCGCGGGATCTGCGAGTCGACCTGGCCGTGACCGCACCGGAGTCGGCGCAGGACGTGGCCACGGCGGCCATGCTCGCGGCTTCCCGCCCCGCCGGCGCCGCCGCGTCGGACGACCTGCTCATCGCCGCCGGGCCCGTGGGACATCGCCGGTCGGATGAGGGTGTCGCCGCCTGGGAAACCGAAGGCGGGCATGTGTCGGCTGACCGGCAACCCGCAGCGCCGGCCCGGAGCTGA
- a CDS encoding VOC family protein, whose translation MDVSGISRRGSQRGAAPRSGQAPSATRRATDIPESIIDPAGRGPRVWFQQVPEPKVAKNRWHFDLKVGGGRDVPLDVRAQRVKATAERLVKAGATLLRIKDEPDMGLYAAAMQDPEGNEFDVV comes from the coding sequence CTGGATGTTTCTGGGATCAGTCGCAGGGGTTCGCAGCGCGGGGCAGCGCCCCGCAGTGGACAGGCTCCATCGGCGACCAGGCGGGCCACGGACATTCCGGAGTCGATCATCGATCCCGCGGGACGTGGACCGAGGGTGTGGTTCCAGCAGGTTCCGGAGCCGAAGGTCGCCAAGAACCGGTGGCACTTCGACCTGAAGGTCGGCGGGGGTCGTGACGTCCCACTGGACGTCCGCGCACAGCGGGTCAAGGCTACGGCGGAACGCCTGGTCAAGGCTGGTGCCACCCTGCTGCGGATCAAGGATGAGCCTGACATGGGGCTCTACGCCGCCGCCATGCAGGACCCCGAGGGCAACGAATTCGACGTCGTCTGA
- a CDS encoding alpha/beta fold hydrolase: MTEFLTIDGGTLAYELSGTTGPLLVLVHGMGDSRQAYRFLTPTLVEAGYRVAELDLRGHGESSVGWTGHSRTDIAGDLISLVKHLGGPAVLVGHSISGGAATIAAAKAPELVTALVELAPFTRKQAISLGDLRKASNRRGLRHLVAMTLLGSTSQWVKYLDVAYPGTKPADYTERIEQITTMLAEPGRMKALQAMGKTTPVDAGEQLSNVRCPVLVIQGSADCDWADPRAEGEAIVADLPTGLGRLEMIEGAGHYPHVQYPAQVAAAILTFLAAVNA; this comes from the coding sequence ATGACCGAGTTCCTGACCATCGACGGCGGCACCCTCGCCTACGAGCTCTCCGGCACCACCGGCCCCCTGCTCGTGCTCGTCCACGGCATGGGCGACAGCCGCCAGGCCTACCGCTTTCTCACCCCCACCCTGGTGGAGGCCGGCTATCGAGTCGCCGAGCTGGACCTGCGCGGCCACGGCGAGTCCAGCGTCGGGTGGACCGGTCACAGTCGCACCGACATCGCCGGTGACCTGATCAGCCTGGTCAAGCACCTGGGCGGCCCGGCGGTCCTGGTCGGCCACTCCATCTCCGGCGGAGCTGCCACGATCGCCGCGGCCAAGGCGCCGGAGCTGGTCACCGCGCTGGTCGAGTTGGCGCCCTTCACCCGCAAGCAGGCGATCTCCCTCGGGGACCTCCGGAAGGCCTCCAACCGTCGCGGCCTACGCCACCTGGTGGCCATGACCCTGCTGGGCAGCACCAGTCAGTGGGTCAAGTACCTCGACGTCGCCTACCCCGGCACCAAGCCCGCCGACTACACCGAGCGCATCGAGCAGATCACCACGATGCTGGCCGAGCCCGGCCGGATGAAGGCCCTGCAGGCCATGGGCAAGACCACCCCCGTCGACGCCGGAGAGCAGCTGAGCAACGTCCGCTGCCCGGTCCTGGTCATCCAGGGCAGCGCTGACTGCGACTGGGCCGACCCCCGCGCCGAGGGCGAGGCCATCGTCGCCGACCTGCCCACCGGCCTGGGCCGCCTGGAGATGATCGAGGGCGCCGGGCACTACCCGCACGTCCAGTACCCCGCCCAGGTGGCCGCCGCCATTCTTACCTTCCTGGCGGCCGTCAATGCCTAG
- a CDS encoding TetR/AcrR family transcriptional regulator, whose product MPRAGLDSATVVAAGADLADEIGFTALTMSQLAERLGVRTPALYKHVSSQDDLNRRIAALAVGEATDAIGAAIQGRAGRDALRAAARALRDFVLAHPGRYAATLGFNLTGPDDLLAAAAVRSMEPFTAVLRGYDLAPADTTHALRALRSIFHGFATIEAGGGFQWGTDTDESFDWLVDLVDLGLRAKPSQ is encoded by the coding sequence ATGCCTAGGGCCGGCCTCGACTCCGCTACCGTCGTCGCGGCCGGCGCCGACCTGGCCGACGAGATCGGGTTCACCGCCCTCACCATGAGCCAACTGGCCGAACGGCTGGGCGTGCGCACCCCCGCGCTCTACAAGCACGTCAGCAGCCAAGACGACCTCAACCGCCGGATCGCTGCCCTCGCTGTGGGCGAGGCCACCGACGCGATCGGCGCGGCCATCCAGGGCCGCGCCGGCCGGGACGCCCTCCGGGCCGCCGCCCGGGCGCTGCGCGACTTCGTCCTGGCCCACCCCGGCCGGTACGCCGCCACCCTGGGCTTCAACCTCACAGGGCCCGACGACCTGCTCGCCGCCGCCGCGGTGCGGAGCATGGAGCCCTTCACCGCCGTGCTGCGCGGCTACGACCTCGCCCCCGCCGACACCACGCACGCCCTGCGGGCACTGCGCAGCATCTTCCACGGCTTCGCCACCATCGAGGCCGGCGGCGGCTTCCAGTGGGGCACCGACACGGACGAGAGCTTTGACTGGCTGGTCGACCTCGTCGACCTGGGCCTGCGGGCCAAGCCCTCTCAGTAG
- a CDS encoding GNAT family N-acetyltransferase: MIIRPVIPEDLPEVARLCAAHARYEQAPPVPDNLGQLLAEALSAPEPRLWCLVAAEKDALVAYLTMTLEFSTWRCREYAHLDCLYVDESHRGLGLGRLLMDAAVRQAHALGAGELQWQTPAWNVDAIRFYDRLSATSSAKRRYNLQTRPPSHDQE; encoded by the coding sequence ATGATCATCCGACCCGTCATACCCGAAGACCTGCCTGAGGTGGCCCGGCTGTGCGCCGCACACGCCAGGTACGAGCAGGCGCCTCCGGTGCCGGACAATCTGGGTCAGTTGCTGGCCGAGGCACTCTCGGCGCCCGAGCCACGGCTGTGGTGCCTCGTCGCAGCAGAAAAAGACGCACTCGTGGCGTACCTGACAATGACCCTGGAATTCTCGACCTGGCGCTGCCGTGAGTACGCCCATCTGGATTGTCTCTATGTCGACGAATCACACCGGGGTCTCGGGCTCGGCCGGTTGCTGATGGACGCCGCAGTGCGGCAGGCGCATGCGTTAGGAGCCGGCGAGCTGCAATGGCAGACGCCGGCATGGAATGTGGATGCCATCCGCTTCTACGACCGTCTGAGCGCGACCTCGTCAGCCAAGCGCCGCTACAACCTGCAAACAAGACCTCCATCCCACGACCAGGAGTGA
- a CDS encoding MFS transporter — MTIDSIAAPPTVSGGERSWRDFRLLWGGQSISLLGDQIFLLALPLAALQELHASTMQVAGIAALAKLPFLLIGLPAGVWVARLGLRRSMLAADVLRAAAVLSLPLAGWLGVLTLPHLLLVALATGVGMVFFQVAYQSYPPMLITDDQQLHAANTRLSFSESTALLVGPGLAGFVISALGAARALTANAGGYLVSVLTLVMIRHRERAATVPVVRGSLWQEVRDGLRFVANHPVLRPIMVCGALYNLGVVMYDSLLAVYAVQQLDMAPWLLGVALAAGGVGFPLGSLVARRLAERFGIGPSLIIAGVPSVLGLAIGASAHGHLSVPLLAAGTLVNGIGQGSFAVNALTIRHLVTPPALATRATAVHRFVTWGALPVGSAIAGLVGTAFGLRAAMLTAAATAATCMVPLLSRAIRRTRRLTRAATPPAPVLASAAPSPLPTPDQPA, encoded by the coding sequence ATGACCATCGACTCGATCGCCGCCCCGCCGACCGTCTCCGGCGGTGAGCGGAGCTGGCGCGACTTCCGCCTGCTCTGGGGCGGGCAGAGCATCAGCCTGCTCGGCGACCAGATCTTCCTGCTGGCACTGCCACTCGCCGCACTGCAGGAACTCCACGCGAGCACCATGCAGGTCGCCGGAATCGCCGCGTTGGCCAAGCTGCCGTTCCTCCTGATCGGACTGCCCGCCGGAGTCTGGGTAGCCCGACTGGGCCTACGCCGATCCATGCTCGCCGCGGACGTGTTACGCGCAGCCGCCGTACTCTCCCTACCACTCGCCGGATGGCTCGGCGTACTGACCCTGCCACACCTGCTCCTGGTCGCCCTGGCCACTGGTGTCGGCATGGTCTTCTTCCAAGTCGCGTACCAGTCCTACCCACCGATGCTGATCACCGACGACCAGCAACTGCACGCCGCCAACACCCGACTGTCGTTCTCCGAATCCACCGCCCTGCTCGTCGGCCCCGGACTGGCCGGCTTCGTCATCAGCGCCCTCGGAGCGGCACGCGCCCTGACCGCCAATGCCGGCGGCTACCTGGTCAGCGTGCTGACCCTCGTGATGATCCGGCACCGCGAACGGGCGGCAACCGTCCCCGTGGTGCGCGGCTCACTCTGGCAGGAGGTACGCGACGGGCTGCGTTTCGTCGCGAACCATCCCGTCCTGCGCCCGATCATGGTGTGCGGCGCGCTCTACAACCTCGGTGTCGTGATGTACGACTCACTGCTCGCGGTATACGCGGTCCAGCAACTCGACATGGCACCATGGCTGCTCGGCGTCGCCCTGGCAGCCGGCGGCGTGGGATTTCCACTGGGCAGCCTCGTCGCCCGTCGGCTCGCGGAACGGTTCGGCATCGGACCGTCGCTGATCATCGCCGGCGTGCCGTCCGTACTGGGCCTGGCCATCGGCGCAAGCGCCCACGGTCACCTGTCCGTGCCGCTACTCGCCGCCGGAACGCTGGTCAACGGCATCGGCCAGGGCAGCTTCGCCGTCAACGCGCTCACCATCCGCCACCTCGTCACCCCGCCGGCGCTCGCCACCCGGGCCACTGCCGTGCACCGCTTCGTCACCTGGGGAGCACTGCCCGTCGGCTCCGCGATCGCCGGACTCGTCGGCACCGCGTTCGGTCTCCGCGCCGCGATGCTCACCGCCGCCGCCACCGCGGCAACGTGTATGGTCCCGCTGCTCAGCCGGGCCATACGGCGCACCAGACGACTGACCCGGGCAGCGACACCGCCCGCGCCTGTCCTGGCCTCGGCAGCGCCGTCGCCCCTTCCGACTCCGGATCAGCCAGCATGA
- a CDS encoding rhodanese-like domain-containing protein: MSNVLSVQPASPAQAAAHYAARLSFETDVSDVHADLEAGVPGLVVVDSRSDVAWRQGHLPGAIHLPTSEVATRAADLIPGGAVVVTYCWGPGCNGSTRAALEFARLGHPVKEMIGGYEYWVREGFPVLTAAGLTRRPVDALTALEAGASCGC, translated from the coding sequence ATGTCGAATGTGCTTTCTGTCCAGCCGGCGTCACCCGCGCAGGCCGCCGCCCACTACGCCGCCCGGCTGTCCTTCGAGACCGACGTCAGCGACGTCCACGCCGACCTCGAGGCCGGCGTGCCAGGGTTGGTGGTGGTGGACTCCCGCAGTGACGTGGCATGGCGGCAGGGGCACCTGCCCGGCGCCATTCACCTGCCGACGTCTGAGGTGGCCACCCGGGCGGCTGACCTGATCCCAGGCGGTGCCGTGGTGGTGACCTACTGCTGGGGCCCCGGATGCAACGGCTCAACCCGGGCGGCGTTGGAGTTCGCCCGGCTCGGCCACCCGGTCAAGGAGATGATCGGCGGCTACGAGTACTGGGTCCGCGAGGGTTTCCCGGTGCTCACCGCGGCTGGGCTCACCCGCCGACCGGTCGATGCGTTGACCGCGCTCGAGGCGGGCGCTAGCTGCGGCTGCTGA
- the ftrA gene encoding transcriptional regulator FtrA, giving the protein MPTLGPERRSVSVLAYAGMSVFETGIVTEVFGLPRPEFDLPWYDLTICAERPGSVPLIGGACLDTPHGLDVFARASTVIVPGVSDVTAAPSPELIDALHRAHQRGARIMSICSGAFALAAAGLLDGRRATTHWRYADLLRRRYPTVDVDPNVLYVDHGDVLTSAGSAAGLDLCLHIIRQDHGATIANAVARRLVTQPHRDGGQAQFIETPVTNAPDDDRVARSMDWALAHLTRPITVDTLAQRARMSPRTYLRHFARSTGTSPIRWLINQRVQASLALLETTNAPIEHIATAVGFDTSVTYRHHFSHTMRTSPAAYRRAFRTGTTPTGSVALSVAKDRETNGVTPDQGAAPDVR; this is encoded by the coding sequence ATGCCCACCCTCGGCCCCGAACGGCGCAGTGTCTCGGTCCTGGCCTATGCCGGCATGTCCGTGTTCGAGACCGGCATCGTCACCGAGGTGTTCGGCCTGCCCCGGCCGGAGTTCGACCTGCCCTGGTACGACCTCACGATCTGCGCTGAGCGGCCTGGGTCGGTGCCCCTGATCGGCGGCGCGTGCCTGGACACCCCGCACGGACTCGACGTGTTCGCCCGGGCATCGACGGTGATCGTGCCCGGCGTGTCCGACGTCACCGCCGCTCCCTCACCGGAACTCATCGACGCTCTCCACCGGGCCCACCAACGCGGCGCCCGGATCATGTCGATCTGCTCCGGCGCGTTCGCGCTCGCGGCCGCCGGCCTGCTCGACGGCCGCCGGGCCACCACCCATTGGCGCTACGCCGACCTGCTACGTCGCCGCTACCCGACCGTCGACGTCGACCCGAACGTGCTCTATGTCGACCACGGCGACGTGCTCACCAGCGCCGGCAGCGCGGCCGGACTCGACCTCTGCCTGCACATCATTCGACAGGACCACGGCGCCACCATCGCCAACGCCGTCGCCCGCCGGCTGGTGACCCAGCCACATCGCGACGGCGGGCAGGCTCAGTTCATCGAGACCCCGGTGACCAACGCCCCCGACGATGACAGAGTCGCCCGCAGCATGGACTGGGCACTGGCACACCTCACCCGACCCATCACCGTCGACACCCTGGCGCAACGTGCCCGCATGTCGCCCCGCACCTACCTGCGTCACTTTGCCCGATCCACCGGCACCAGCCCGATCCGCTGGCTGATCAATCAGCGAGTGCAGGCAAGCCTCGCACTGCTCGAAACGACGAACGCGCCGATCGAACACATCGCCACCGCCGTCGGGTTCGACACCTCAGTCACCTACCGCCACCATTTCAGCCACACCATGCGGACCTCCCCCGCGGCGTATCGACGAGCGTTCCGCACCGGCACTACGCCGACAGGCTCCGTTGCGTTGAGCGTCGCCAAGGACCGTGAGACGAACGGTGTAACTCCTGATCAAGGAGCAGCACCTGACGTCCGATGA